In Leptospira bouyouniensis, the following proteins share a genomic window:
- a CDS encoding OmpA family protein has protein sequence MTKSRFLLICFITILPYLDLLAVPVGTTKFHWKWASNQVLELNEYHEVLFRVGTKTVEREDKNRVVMKTKQCSQDSCLVNAWFDTYLRYGKTSGPFWKDKEFVSDFTLFRNGRYEVPNEFIMPNLRSFPSFPDSPVSVGDVWKLPAEESFDFSSERIRVKVTPEYTFQGIFPWKEGNYSGNCEKITYTYPIFYAKPESEKMAPNVPYKIFGFATGTVFFNAERGVPEFKEVKLSYTFIYPNGTVQEANFFVKGVYFLRNHVNAKDKESIREDILNDLIVGYTKDGLPNGRRIQRKQNPGKLFPNDKLLGIQRPETSGIQENTNTQGSPPETNETLEPNLRPDDPNQIAEQLPVKVRTTDDGIVFSLDSILFDFNDSKLKSDAESAVAKIAEILKKYPDREIRVSGHTDNIGKKEYNQKLSEERAKSVLHSLVDNHKMDEKHISFRGYADEFPIAPNDTEENRHKNRRVEITLVLD, from the coding sequence ATGACTAAGAGCAGATTCCTACTGATTTGTTTTATTACAATTCTACCATATCTGGATTTGTTAGCAGTCCCAGTTGGTACAACAAAATTCCATTGGAAATGGGCCTCAAACCAAGTTTTGGAACTGAACGAATACCATGAAGTTCTGTTTCGAGTTGGTACAAAAACCGTCGAACGTGAAGACAAAAATCGAGTAGTAATGAAAACCAAACAATGCTCACAAGACTCCTGTTTGGTGAATGCATGGTTTGATACATACCTTCGGTATGGCAAAACATCTGGCCCATTTTGGAAAGATAAGGAATTTGTTTCCGATTTTACTTTGTTTCGAAATGGTCGGTATGAAGTCCCGAACGAATTCATTATGCCAAACCTTCGAAGTTTTCCTTCCTTTCCTGATTCACCTGTATCAGTCGGAGATGTTTGGAAACTACCTGCGGAGGAATCATTTGATTTTTCATCGGAACGTATCCGTGTGAAGGTCACACCAGAGTATACATTTCAGGGAATATTTCCATGGAAAGAAGGTAACTATTCTGGCAATTGTGAAAAAATTACTTATACCTATCCAATTTTTTATGCGAAACCAGAATCAGAAAAAATGGCGCCTAACGTACCTTATAAGATATTTGGTTTTGCAACTGGAACTGTTTTTTTTAATGCAGAACGAGGAGTTCCTGAATTCAAAGAAGTTAAACTTTCTTATACATTTATTTATCCAAATGGGACGGTACAAGAAGCTAACTTTTTTGTAAAAGGTGTTTATTTTTTAAGAAACCACGTGAATGCCAAAGATAAAGAATCCATTCGTGAAGACATCTTAAATGATTTGATTGTAGGATATACGAAGGATGGTCTTCCCAATGGTAGACGCATCCAAAGAAAACAAAATCCAGGAAAATTATTTCCAAATGATAAACTTCTTGGAATACAACGACCAGAAACATCGGGAATTCAAGAAAACACTAACACCCAAGGTTCACCCCCAGAAACAAATGAAACATTAGAGCCAAATTTACGACCAGATGACCCAAATCAAATTGCCGAACAATTACCTGTGAAGGTTCGTACCACAGACGATGGAATTGTGTTTTCATTGGATTCCATTCTTTTTGATTTTAATGATAGCAAATTAAAATCTGATGCGGAATCTGCTGTAGCAAAAATTGCTGAGATCTTAAAAAAATACCCTGACCGGGAAATACGAGTTTCTGGTCACACAGACAATATTGGAAAAAAAGAATACAATCAGAAATTATCCGAAGAACGAGCGAAGTCCGTATTACATTCTTTAGTCGACAATCATAAAATGGAC
- a CDS encoding phosphate ABC transporter substrate-binding protein, translated as MKNLSLLFYILITINFVACKDKQTLKVAGSETMNSMMRFLGTEYEKANSNIRVTVEGGGSEAGIDRLRKGEIDMAVSSRALNEAEFDDLRKTGNLEIVRLAYDGVALVVNSKNPVTKLNLIQTSDIFAGKIKNWKEVGGSDAPISIVIRNDKSGTQDYFQNHILKRKDLGSNEFAKFKTNVFSPSAKIVKDNAEMAKFIQENPNSIGYMGMGSALVDHKDKLKALDYAKNAQDPYVAPSVRNVYDRKYKLARELFMIYKTDQGDKIDAFVTYLTSEEGQVAVLQSGYLRASLPEVEVSAEPVK; from the coding sequence ATGAAAAACCTCTCTCTGCTTTTTTACATTTTGATTACAATCAACTTTGTCGCTTGTAAGGACAAACAAACTTTAAAAGTAGCTGGTTCTGAGACAATGAACAGCATGATGCGATTTTTAGGCACAGAATACGAAAAGGCAAACTCAAATATTCGTGTAACAGTCGAAGGTGGTGGTTCAGAAGCAGGGATTGACCGTCTCCGAAAAGGAGAAATTGACATGGCAGTTTCTTCAAGGGCACTCAACGAAGCTGAATTTGACGATCTAAGAAAAACAGGAAACTTGGAAATTGTAAGATTGGCATATGATGGTGTTGCACTGGTTGTGAATTCCAAAAACCCTGTCACAAAGTTAAATTTGATACAAACTTCAGATATATTTGCTGGGAAAATTAAAAACTGGAAAGAAGTGGGTGGTTCCGACGCACCGATCTCGATAGTGATTCGTAATGATAAATCTGGAACCCAAGACTATTTCCAAAATCACATTTTAAAACGAAAGGATTTAGGTTCTAATGAATTTGCAAAGTTTAAAACCAATGTTTTTTCACCAAGTGCCAAAATCGTAAAAGATAATGCAGAAATGGCAAAATTCATACAAGAAAATCCAAATAGCATAGGTTATATGGGAATGGGTTCTGCTTTAGTTGATCACAAAGATAAATTAAAGGCACTGGATTATGCCAAAAATGCGCAAGACCCTTATGTGGCACCTTCCGTTCGAAATGTATATGATCGCAAATATAAACTTGCGCGTGAATTGTTTATGATTTATAAAACAGACCAAGGGGATAAAATTGATGCATTTGTTACTTACCTTACAAGTGAAGAGGGACAAGTAGCAGTTTTACAATCTGGTTATTTAAGAGCTTCATTGCCGGAAGTAGAAGTTTCAGCTGAACCTGTGAAGTAG